One Cololabis saira isolate AMF1-May2022 chromosome 12, fColSai1.1, whole genome shotgun sequence DNA window includes the following coding sequences:
- the clstn1 gene encoding calsyntenin-1 isoform X4 — MQFLGNKQFASAAGLVLGLLCAVEAAKVNKHKPWIETTYHGIVTENDDKVLLDPPLIALDKDAPLRYAGEICGFRIHGQNVPFEAVVLDKSTGEGVIRAKDKLDCELQKEHTFTIQAYDCGEGPDGANMKKSHKATVHIQVNDINEYSPVFKEKTYKATVIEGKKYDSILKVEAVDADCSFQFSQICNYEIVTPDVPFSIDKDGFVKNTEKLSYGKEHMYKLTVTAYDCGKNRASEDVLVKISVKPTCKPSWQGFNKRIEYEPGTGSLALFPSMHLETCDEPITSIRASIELETNHIGKGCDRDTYSEKSLHKLCGASSGTVELLPAPSSSANWTVGLPTDNGHDSDQVFEFNGTQAIKVPDGTVSTTLKEPFTISVWMRHGPGVHEKETIVCNADKTEMNRHHYSLYVHNCRLIFLLRQDPSEAENYKPAEFHWKLDQVCDKEWHHYVLNVEFPTVSLFVDGTTFEPFLVTEDYPLHASKIETQLTIGACWQGANARMAQFFRGNLAGLIIRSGKLENKKVIDCLYTCKEGLDVQLPEEVASAVKVDFNPNQSSLTVEGDDIDAFDKVMQHISYLNSRQFPTPGIRHLRVSTTVKCFNEDACVTVPDAEGYVMVLQPEEPKISLSGIDHFARSAAEFESQEGVTLFPELRIVSTITREVEADAESDAAEGADDDPTVQETVVSEEIMHNLDMCEVSVVGDELDGEHESLEVETNQLQQRALEMSSSNLGLIITGVNTMANYEQVLHLIRYKNWHTEALFDRKFKLVCSELNGRYISNDFKVEVNVIHTASPVEHANNAMVQPNFINPVHHASVDLSGHNLVNAHQGSVVPSAATIVIVVCVSFLVFMIILGVFRIRAAHQSTMRDQENGKENEMDWDDSALTITVNPMETYEDQHSSEDEEEEEEEESEDGEEEDDITSADSDSSEDEEAGEPEDQQAASRQQQLEWDDSTLTY, encoded by the exons TCAATAAGCACAAACCATGGATTGAGACGACATACCATGGGATCGTGACAGAAAATGATGACAAAGTTCTTCTGGACCCTCCTCTAATTGCGCTGGATAAGGATGCTCCTTTACGCTATGCAG GGGAAATTTGCGGCTTCAGGATCCATGGTCAGAATGTCCCCTTCGAGGCCGTGGTCCTGGACAAGTCCACTGGCGAGGGCGTTATCAGGGCCAAGGACAAGCTGGACTGTGAGCTGCAGAAGGAGCACACATTTACTATTCAAGCCTATGACTGTGGAGAGGGTCCCGATGGGGCCAACATGAAGAAATCCCATAA AGCAACTGTCCACATCCAAGTGAACGACATCAATGAATATTCACCAGTGTTCAAGGAGAAGACCTACAAAGCCACTGTTATTGAGGGAAAGAAATATGATAGCATCTTGAAGGTGGAGGCAGTGGACGCCGACTGCTCATTCCAGTTCAGCCAAATCTGCAACTATGAGATTGTGACCCCTGATGTGCCCTTCAGCATCGACAAAGACG GATTCGTCAAGAATACAGAGAAACTGAGCTACGGCAAAGAGCACATGTATAAGTTGACTGTAACCGCCTATGACTGTGGAAAGAACCGGGCCTCCGAGGATGTTCTGGTGAAGATCAGTGTGAAACCCACCTGCAAACCCAGCTGGCAAG GCTTTAATAAGAGGATTGAGTATGAGCCTGGTACAGGTAGCCTGGCCCTCTTTCCCAGCATGCACTTGGAGACCTGTGATGAGCCAATCACCTCCATCCGAGCCAGCATTGAATTGGAAACCAACCACATTGGAAAAGGCTGTGATCGTGACACCTACTCTGAGAAGTCACTGCACAAGTTGTGCG GGGCTAGCTCTGGTACCGTGGAGCTCCTTCCTGCACCCAGCAGCTCAGCCAACTGGACGGTAGGACTTCCCACTGACAATGGGCATGACAGCGACCAGGTGTTTGAGTTCAATGGCACCCAGGCCATCAAGGTTCCTGATGGTACGGTGAGCACCACTCTGAAGGAGCCCTTCACCATCTCTGTCTGGATGAGGCACGGCCCCGGAGTCCACGAGAAAGAGACCATCGTCTGCAACGCTGATAAAACAG aaATGAACAGACACCACTACTCGCTCTACGTCCACAACTGCAGACTTATCTTCCTCCTACGCCAGGATCCATCGGAGGCAGAGAACTACAAACCAGCAGAGTTTCACTGGAAACTCGACCAG GTGTGTGACAAAGAGTGGCATCACTATGTGCTCAATGTGGAGTTCCCCACTGTTTCCCTGTTTGTGGATGGGACCACCTTTGAGCCCTTCCTTGTTACAGAGGACTACCCTCTGCATGCTTCCAAGATTGAAACTCAGCTCACCATTGGTGCCTGCTGGCAAG GTGCAAATGCTCGAATGGCTCAGTTTTTCAGAGGAAACCTTGCAGGACTGATCATCCGCTCTGGCAAGCTGGAGAACAAGAAAGTGATCGACTGTTTGTACACCTGCAAAGAAGGACTGGACGTGCAGCTGCCTGAGGAGGTAGCTTCTGCTGTCAAG GTGGATTTTAACCCCAACCAGTCGTCTCTGACTGTGGAAGGAGACGACATTGACGCCTTTGATAAAGTCATGCAGCACATCTCCTACTTGAATTCTCGCCAGTTCCCAACTCCTGGGATAAGACACCTTCGTGTCTCCACCACTGTCAA ATGCTTCAACGAGGATGCCTGTGTAACGGTGCCTGATGCTGAAGGTTACGTAATGGTGCTGCAGCCAGAGGAACCCAAGATCAGCCTGAGTGGAATTGACCACTTTGCCCGCAGCGCTGCTGAATTTGAGAGCCAGGAGGGAGTGACACTGTTCCCTGAGCTTCGCATTGTTAGCACCATCACCCGTGAAGTAGAGGCTGACGCAGAGTCTGACGCTGCAGAGGGGGCTGACGATGACCCCACAG TACAAGAGACGGTGGTCTCAGAGGAGATCATGCATAACTTGGACATGTGTGAAGTGTCTGTGGTGGGAGATGAACTGGACGGGGAACACGAGAGCCTGGAGGTGGAGACCaaccagctgcagcagcgcgccCTGGAGATGAGCTCCTCTAACCTGGGCCTCATCATCACTG GTGTGAACACCATGGCTAACTACGAGCAGGTCCTGCACCTCATCCGTTACAAGAACTGGCACACCGAAGCTCTCTTTGACAGGAAATTCAAGCTGGTCTGTTCTGAGCTCAACGGTCGCTacatcagcaatgacttcaAGGTTGAG gTCAATGTGATCCACACAGCCAGTCCTGTGGAGCATGCCAACAATGCTATGGTGCAGCCCAACTTCATCAACCCTGTCCATCACGCCTCTGTGGATCTGTCTGGCCACAACTTGGTCAACGCACATCAGGGCTCAG TGGTTCCCAGCGCTGCCACCATTGTTATTGTGGTGTGTGTCAGCTTCCTGGTGTTTATGATCATCCTGGGCGTGTTCCGTATCCGAGCTGCACACCAGAGCACCATGAGAGACCAGGAGAACGGCAAGGAGAACGAGATGGACTGGGACGACTCTGCTCTCACCATAACTGTTAACCCTATGGAg ACGTACGAGGACCAGCACAGCagtgaggacgaggaggaggaagaggaggaggagagtgaggacggggaggaggaagatgatATCACGAGTGCTGACTCAGACAGCAGCGAGGATGAGGAGGCCGGAGAGCCGGAGGACCAGCAGGCGGCCAGCagacagcagcagctggagtgGGACGACTCCACCCTCACCTACTGA